Below is a window of Mycolicibacterium rhodesiae NBB3 DNA.
TCGTCTCGATCCTTATGAGAGGTCTTGACCAGAATCGATTCCAGCGCAGCGATATTGCGTGCCGAAAGGTCGAAAGCGAAGTCTTCCTTGCTGGTGAAATCGGCCCCGGTCCATGCCATCGAGTCGGTGACCTGGTCGGTGTAGATCGCGGTGGGCATCCGTCCTCCTATTCGGGTTCGAGCTCCCGTAAGGCTTGTGCGCGGGCCGTAGCAGCCTCGGTCATCATTCCGACGTCCGTCCCCGCCGAGATGAATCGCAATCCCAGACCGATGAACTGTTTCAGCAGGTCAACGGACTTGATTCCGGCAACTCCGAGCGCCACGCCGTGCTTACGGCAAGCCGCTGCGACAGAGTCTACTGCATCGCGGAAATGCTCATTCTCATAGTCGCCGTGGATCCCCATCTCCGCGGTCAGATCGCTAGGTCCGAGCAAGATCATGTCAACGCCGTTCACCGCCGCGATGGCACCGCTCGCCTCGACCGCGGCGGGAGTTTCGATCATCACCGCGACCACTGTGCGGCGTTCCAGCACAGCGGTCAGCTCCGTTGCGGGCATCGCACGGTATCCGCTCACGGGATTGGGTCCCGATATCGATCGATGACCGTTCGGCGGAAAGCGGGCGGCATCGACGACCGCCTCTGCCTCCTCGCTCGAATTTACATGCGGGACAATGACTCCCACGGCACCATTGTCGAGTACCCGAGCGATCACGCTTGGGTCGTGTGAGGGTACCCGCACCAACCCCGATATACCCGCCCCCAGTGCGGTTGCGCAGAGCATGGCGGCTGTCTCAAGCGACGTCGACGTGTGCTCGAGATCGACATATACCGCGTCGTATCCACATGCCGCCGCGATGGCTGGAACATCGGGCGTGCGCGCGTTTATCAGCGCGAGACACAGCACCAAGCCGTCACCGCGTAGCGCGTCGCGCAGTGGTCTGTGCACGAACTCAC
It encodes the following:
- a CDS encoding HpcH/HpaI aldolase family protein, which gives rise to MHRPLRDALRGDGLVLCLALINARTPDVPAIAAACGYDAVYVDLEHTSTSLETAAMLCATALGAGISGLVRVPSHDPSVIARVLDNGAVGVIVPHVNSSEEAEAVVDAARFPPNGHRSISGPNPVSGYRAMPATELTAVLERRTVVAVMIETPAAVEASGAIAAVNGVDMILLGPSDLTAEMGIHGDYENEHFRDAVDSVAAACRKHGVALGVAGIKSVDLLKQFIGLGLRFISAGTDVGMMTEAATARAQALRELEPE